A region of Selenihalanaerobacter shriftii DNA encodes the following proteins:
- the prfB gene encoding peptide chain release factor 2 (programmed frameshift), protein MLVDEKDILEELKDELEELGSLFDYDNLIDKHEELKTKMSKSDFWDDSSKAQKIAKKASGIKDKINNFDNLKENLEELEVLIELAREEDEDSLVPEVKEGIKALEEAVEKLELKVLLKGEYDKNNALLSINPGAGGTESQDWAEMLLRMYKRWAEQNDYEVETLEFIVGEEAGIKSVTLQINGPYAYGYLKSEKGVHRLVRISPFDSSGRRHTSFASVDVMPDIEEDMDIDIDKNDLKIETYRASGAGGQHVNTTDSAVRITHLPTSIVVQCQTQRSQHKNRQRAMRILKAKLFDYMKEKQAEKLSEIRGEKKEIGWGSQIRSYIFHPYQLIKDHRTNLEVTKTQAVMDGHLDPLIEEYLKEEQK, encoded by the exons ATGTTAGTGGATGAAAAAGATATATTAGAAGAATTAAAAGATGAGTTAGAAGAACTG GGGTCTCTCTTTGACTATGATAATTTGATAGATAAGCATGAAGAGTTAAAGACTAAGATGTCTAAATCAGACTTTTGGGATGATAGCTCTAAAGCACAGAAGATAGCTAAAAAAGCTAGTGGTATTAAGGATAAGATTAATAATTTTGATAACTTAAAAGAAAATCTAGAAGAGTTGGAAGTCTTAATTGAATTAGCAAGAGAAGAAGATGAAGATTCACTAGTTCCAGAAGTTAAAGAAGGAATAAAAGCATTAGAAGAAGCAGTTGAAAAATTAGAATTAAAAGTCTTACTCAAAGGGGAATATGATAAGAATAATGCTCTTCTATCGATTAATCCAGGAGCTGGAGGAACGGAATCTCAAGATTGGGCTGAAATGTTATTACGAATGTATAAGCGATGGGCTGAACAGAATGATTATGAAGTAGAGACTTTAGAATTTATAGTTGGAGAAGAGGCTGGAATTAAAAGTGTTACTCTACAGATTAATGGACCTTATGCTTATGGATATCTTAAATCAGAAAAAGGAGTCCACCGTTTAGTACGAATCTCTCCTTTTGATTCTTCTGGACGTCGTCATACATCGTTTGCTTCAGTTGATGTTATGCCTGATATTGAAGAGGATATGGATATTGACATCGATAAGAACGATTTAAAGATTGAGACCTACCGTGCTAGTGGTGCTGGAGGACAGCATGTAAATACTACTGACTCTGCAGTTAGAATTACTCATTTGCCTACAAGCATAGTAGTTCAATGTCAAACTCAACGGTCTCAACATAAGAACCGTCAAAGAGCTATGCGGATTCTCAAGGCTAAATTGTTTGACTATATGAAAGAAAAACAAGCTGAAAAGTTATCTGAAATTAGAGGTGAAAAGAAAGAGATTGGTTGGGGAAGTCAGATTCGCTCTTATATCTTCCACCCATATCAGTTAATTAAAGACCATAGAACTAATCTAGAAGTTACTAAAACCCAAGCGGTAATGGATGGACATCTAGATCCGTTAATTGAAGAATATTTAAAAGAAGAACAGAAGTGA
- the hpf gene encoding ribosome hibernation-promoting factor, HPF/YfiA family: MKFILRGKNIDITNALRNYVEEKVGKIEKYFDGEPPIEAHISLEVEKERHIVEVTTYIDGLTLRGEEVTGDMYASIDGVIEKLERQIRKYKTKINHKIREERRELKENLADNNYILREEDDDEKFEEPQIVKTKKFAMKPMQSEEAVMQMDLLDHDFFVFFNADTEEVNVVYKRNVGDYGLIEPTF; this comes from the coding sequence GTGAAATTTATACTTAGAGGTAAGAATATTGATATTACTAATGCTTTAAGGAATTATGTCGAAGAGAAGGTTGGAAAGATTGAAAAATATTTCGACGGAGAACCTCCTATAGAAGCTCATATATCATTAGAAGTGGAAAAAGAGAGACATATTGTAGAGGTAACAACTTATATCGATGGTCTAACTTTAAGAGGTGAAGAAGTAACCGGTGATATGTATGCTTCTATTGATGGAGTTATAGAAAAACTAGAAAGACAAATTCGTAAATATAAAACTAAGATAAATCATAAGATTAGAGAAGAAAGAAGAGAATTAAAAGAAAATCTGGCTGATAATAATTATATTTTAAGAGAAGAAGATGATGATGAAAAATTTGAAGAACCTCAGATTGTTAAGACTAAAAAGTTTGCAATGAAACCGATGCAATCAGAGGAAGCAGTTATGCAAATGGATTTATTAGATCATGATTTCTTTGTCTTCTTTAATGCAGATACTGAAGAGGTTAATGTAGTATATAAACGTAACGTAGGAGATTATGGTTTAATTGAACCTACATTTTAA
- a CDS encoding DUF5693 family protein: MYKKALLLLMILAILTAGFIGYQRYQVEKDNQTVELVLDLNQLQKLKLPNQINLPMLLDEYRKLGGTSLALSEANLEELITIGEVDLVTDTELKLIERILGHKTEMTTRLSTETSKENLVYIIYETSSMRKKILDKLDAYLGKSKVVGIDRENKIIAIQTTEKELFSLPMGLQDEELRLIIDSGFKVVPRFSNKLVNNSKIVKSKFDELSKLPPSSLSQVIFTGDEVLGYPNYLSETKSLLIDKGLKLGIIEPFIAFQKGVNKLAVWPQISSIRVHSAQQGEFEKLSVTKMVNRYVRAVKERGVRTLYLKPILKDRNGQTAYQLTDKLINSLVAKLETEGYNLGAAEPISKFSSSKIALIIINLGVLAALFYLLEYLFISEYPLDFSNGLKFILFLITAFISIFMIFKGYLLLNREVVALLTAILFPTLAISTLLDNIFRENHGDRDLGIKNVIILFGKISLITIGGGVLLTGALGDWRYMLKVRQFRGVKLAFVGPLILFGLYYLHYKFWINRGKITIKRVIRKVNNWLDRPFKLKDLLLLIFLAVMGIIYIGRTGNNPLIPVPNFEIIIRHGLERIFSVRPRFKSFLIGHPLMILGIWLIINQYKKWGVPLIFGGLIGQITMINTLSHIHTPLIISSLRVGLGILLGTVIGLLLISIVALLIKPWQRLREGLT; encoded by the coding sequence ATGTATAAAAAAGCACTACTTCTCTTAATGATATTAGCGATTTTAACTGCTGGTTTTATTGGTTATCAGCGCTATCAAGTTGAGAAAGATAATCAAACTGTAGAGTTAGTTTTAGATCTTAATCAGTTGCAAAAACTTAAGTTACCTAATCAGATTAATCTACCTATGCTTTTAGATGAGTATAGAAAATTAGGGGGGACGTCTCTAGCTCTTTCTGAGGCTAATTTAGAAGAGCTAATTACAATAGGAGAAGTAGATTTAGTTACAGATACGGAGCTTAAATTAATAGAAAGAATCTTAGGTCATAAGACAGAAATGACAACTCGCCTCTCTACAGAAACTTCCAAAGAAAATTTAGTATATATTATTTATGAAACTTCTAGTATGAGAAAGAAGATTTTGGATAAATTAGATGCTTATTTAGGTAAGAGCAAGGTAGTAGGAATAGATAGAGAAAATAAGATAATAGCTATTCAGACTACTGAAAAAGAATTATTCTCTTTACCTATGGGATTGCAAGATGAAGAATTAAGATTAATAATTGATTCTGGGTTTAAAGTAGTGCCTAGATTTAGTAATAAATTAGTCAATAATTCTAAGATAGTTAAAAGTAAATTCGATGAATTATCAAAATTACCACCTTCATCCTTATCACAAGTGATCTTTACCGGAGATGAAGTATTGGGTTATCCTAATTATCTATCAGAGACTAAGTCATTATTAATAGATAAGGGATTAAAATTAGGGATAATTGAACCATTTATTGCTTTTCAAAAAGGAGTTAATAAATTAGCAGTTTGGCCGCAAATATCAAGCATAAGAGTGCATAGTGCCCAACAAGGAGAATTTGAGAAATTATCAGTAACCAAAATGGTGAATCGCTATGTAAGAGCTGTTAAAGAAAGAGGAGTTAGGACTTTATATTTAAAGCCTATTTTGAAAGATAGAAATGGACAGACTGCTTATCAATTAACTGATAAATTAATTAATTCTTTAGTAGCTAAATTAGAAACTGAAGGCTATAATTTAGGGGCAGCTGAACCTATATCTAAATTTAGTAGCAGTAAAATTGCTTTAATAATAATTAATTTAGGTGTATTAGCAGCTTTATTCTATTTATTAGAATATTTATTTATATCGGAATATCCTTTAGACTTTTCTAATGGTCTTAAGTTTATTCTCTTTTTAATTACAGCTTTTATTTCAATATTTATGATATTCAAAGGATACCTTCTTTTAAATAGAGAAGTGGTTGCTTTATTAACAGCTATTCTTTTTCCGACTTTAGCCATTTCTACTCTACTGGATAATATTTTTAGAGAGAATCATGGAGATAGAGATTTAGGTATAAAGAATGTAATAATTCTCTTTGGCAAAATTAGTTTAATTACAATTGGTGGAGGGGTTTTATTAACTGGCGCTTTAGGTGATTGGCGATATATGTTAAAAGTTAGACAGTTTAGAGGGGTTAAGCTAGCCTTTGTAGGACCACTTATATTATTTGGTCTCTATTATCTCCATTATAAGTTTTGGATTAATAGAGGAAAAATCACTATTAAAAGAGTTATTAGGAAAGTAAATAATTGGTTAGATAGACCTTTTAAGTTAAAAGATCTTTTGCTTTTAATCTTTTTAGCAGTTATGGGTATAATATATATTGGAAGGACAGGGAATAACCCATTAATTCCAGTGCCTAATTTTGAAATTATCATTCGCCATGGGTTAGAAAGAATATTCTCAGTTAGACCAAGGTTTAAATCATTCTTAATTGGACATCCGTTAATGATTTTAGGGATTTGGTTAATTATAAATCAATATAAGAAATGGGGAGTGCCTCTTATTTTTGGTGGATTGATAGGTCAAATCACCATGATTAATACTCTTTCTCATATACACACACCATTAATAATTAGTAGTCTGCGTGTTGGATTAGGAATTCTTTTAGGTACAGTTATAGGCCTATTATTAATTAGTATAGTAGCATTATTAATTAAACCATGGCAGAGATTAAGAGAGGGGTTAACTTAA
- a CDS encoding basic amino acid ABC transporter substrate-binding protein — protein MKKGLKLFLVALLALTLVMGVVGCSGGDKQQTKTTFDQIKEKGKIMVGTSADYKPFEYVNEDGEIVGFDVELMKAVGQELDLEVEFVDTSFDGLIPSLKSKKYDAIVSAMTITEKRKKAVDFSQPYFNAGQVIAVMEGTEDVKGPKDLKGKVVGVQLGSTGDLKASEMENIKQVKRYEKMIQAYIELKNGRVDAVVNDLPVTAAYIMKNPNVKIVGEPFTAENYGIAIREDDDALEKAINNAIAKLKENGTYDEIYNKWFK, from the coding sequence ATGAAAAAAGGATTAAAATTATTTTTAGTAGCATTATTAGCACTAACATTAGTAATGGGAGTAGTAGGATGTAGTGGTGGAGATAAACAGCAAACTAAAACAACATTTGATCAAATAAAAGAAAAAGGAAAGATAATGGTTGGTACATCAGCTGATTATAAACCATTTGAATATGTTAATGAAGATGGAGAGATTGTAGGTTTCGATGTTGAGCTTATGAAGGCCGTTGGTCAAGAGTTAGATTTAGAAGTAGAATTTGTAGACACGTCTTTTGATGGTCTAATTCCAAGTCTGAAATCTAAAAAGTATGATGCAATCGTTTCAGCCATGACAATTACTGAAAAAAGAAAAAAGGCAGTGGATTTTTCTCAGCCTTATTTTAATGCAGGACAAGTAATTGCAGTTATGGAAGGAACTGAAGATGTTAAAGGACCTAAAGACTTAAAAGGAAAAGTAGTTGGGGTTCAACTAGGTAGTACTGGTGACTTAAAAGCTTCAGAAATGGAGAATATTAAACAGGTTAAGAGATATGAAAAGATGATTCAAGCTTATATTGAATTAAAGAATGGTCGAGTAGATGCAGTAGTTAATGACTTGCCAGTAACAGCAGCATATATTATGAAAAATCCTAATGTTAAGATAGTTGGTGAACCATTTACTGCCGAGAATTATGGAATTGCTATAAGAGAAGATGATGATGCATTAGAAAAAGCTATTAATAATGCCATTGCTAAGTTAAAAGAGAATGGTACTTATGATGAGATTTATAATAAATGGTTTAAATAA
- a CDS encoding amino acid ABC transporter permease, whose translation MDVESWQHIQEIREALVEALPFLLKGSIMTIKITTIAVIMGIILGVVLGLARVSKNKIANWISKGYIEVFRGTPLLVQLFILYYGLPSLGINLPPYIAAVLGLGLNSGAYVGEIVRGGIEAINVGQMEAARSVGMSYGQSMRYIILPQAFKQIIPALGNEFIALLKDSSLVSVIAVKDLTRQGRLIISRTYQSFLIFLTVAVFYFVMVFVMTRLVNYAERKLKVSD comes from the coding sequence ATGGATGTAGAATCTTGGCAACATATACAAGAAATAAGAGAGGCATTAGTTGAAGCACTACCATTCTTATTAAAAGGTTCAATTATGACTATTAAGATAACGACTATTGCAGTCATAATGGGGATTATTTTAGGAGTTGTTTTAGGGTTAGCTAGAGTATCTAAAAATAAAATTGCAAATTGGATTTCTAAAGGGTATATAGAAGTATTTAGAGGAACTCCTCTTTTGGTTCAGCTTTTCATACTTTATTATGGACTTCCTTCTTTAGGGATTAATTTACCACCTTATATTGCTGCAGTGTTAGGTTTAGGACTGAACAGTGGTGCATACGTAGGTGAAATCGTTAGAGGTGGTATTGAAGCTATTAATGTAGGTCAAATGGAAGCGGCTAGATCTGTAGGGATGTCTTATGGACAATCTATGCGTTATATTATTTTACCTCAAGCCTTTAAACAGATTATTCCAGCTTTAGGTAATGAGTTTATTGCCTTATTAAAAGATTCATCTTTAGTTTCAGTAATTGCCGTTAAGGATTTAACACGTCAAGGAAGGTTAATTATTAGTAGAACTTATCAATCATTCTTAATCTTTTTGACAGTAGCTGTTTTTTATTTTGTCATGGTTTTTGTTATGACTCGTCTTGTAAACTATGCAGAAAGGAAGTTGAAAGTCAGTGATTAA
- a CDS encoding amino acid ABC transporter ATP-binding protein, producing MIKVEGLYKNFGDLEVLKDINNIVESGEVVGVIGPSGSGKSTMLRCINRLEEITAGQVYIDDIPINDPQTDINQIRQKVGMVFQQFNLFPHKTALENITLAPIKVKNMSKSEAEKVAYDLLDKVGLRDKANSYPNQLSGGQKQRIAIARALAMQPKVMLFDEPTSALDPEMVGEVLEVMGALAEEGMTMVVVTHEMGFAREVGDRVIFMDEGRIVEDAPPEKLFDSPNEERTKEFLSKVL from the coding sequence GTGATTAAGGTTGAAGGATTATATAAAAATTTTGGTGATTTAGAAGTATTAAAGGATATTAATAATATAGTAGAATCCGGAGAAGTAGTGGGGGTAATTGGACCTAGTGGTTCTGGGAAGAGTACTATGTTACGTTGTATAAATAGATTAGAAGAGATAACCGCTGGTCAAGTTTATATTGATGATATTCCGATTAATGATCCTCAAACTGATATTAATCAGATTAGACAGAAAGTTGGAATGGTATTTCAACAATTCAATCTTTTTCCACATAAGACTGCATTAGAAAATATAACGTTAGCACCGATCAAAGTAAAGAATATGAGTAAAAGTGAAGCTGAAAAGGTTGCTTATGATTTGTTGGATAAAGTAGGCTTAAGAGATAAAGCTAATTCATATCCAAACCAACTTTCTGGTGGACAAAAACAAAGGATTGCCATTGCTAGAGCTTTAGCCATGCAGCCTAAAGTAATGCTATTTGATGAACCTACTTCAGCCCTGGATCCAGAAATGGTAGGGGAAGTATTAGAGGTAATGGGAGCTTTAGCCGAAGAAGGAATGACCATGGTGGTCGTTACTCATGAAATGGGGTTTGCTAGAGAAGTAGGAGATCGGGTTATATTTATGGATGAAGGAAGAATAGTTGAGGATGCACCTCCAGAAAAGTTATTTGATTCTCCTAATGAGGAAAGGACTAAAGAATTTTTAAGTAAAGTTCTTTAA
- a CDS encoding LmeA family phospholipid-binding protein, whose protein sequence is MKRLTIVILLVLVISQLFLPGYFSNKLETGLEDQFKVNEYLEAEVNTFPALLMLTGKFQSVDLKGEDLTIDGLKVAKLQAKFTDVKLKPIGQKDSKWQLVAGKNQVLRLTLKEEDLQKYLADRLDVIKDLNLVLSPEQTIVTGKYNFFGNEIPLKLAGNFQLKDDKEKLTFIPNGLQVGELMVPKEINRQLMQNINFSLDLTKLPIPLQVNEIKVDKDKLLILGGVDKK, encoded by the coding sequence ATGAAGAGGTTAACCATAGTTATTTTATTAGTTTTAGTAATTAGTCAATTATTCTTACCTGGTTATTTTTCAAATAAATTAGAGACTGGTTTAGAAGATCAATTTAAAGTTAATGAATATTTAGAGGCTGAAGTTAATACTTTTCCGGCATTATTAATGTTAACAGGCAAGTTTCAATCAGTCGATTTAAAGGGAGAAGATTTAACTATAGATGGTTTAAAAGTAGCTAAACTACAGGCTAAATTTACAGATGTTAAATTAAAACCTATAGGTCAAAAAGATAGCAAGTGGCAGTTAGTTGCCGGTAAGAATCAAGTATTGAGATTAACATTAAAAGAGGAAGATTTACAAAAATATTTAGCTGATCGATTAGATGTAATTAAAGATTTGAATCTGGTTTTAAGTCCTGAGCAGACAATAGTTACTGGTAAATATAACTTCTTTGGTAATGAGATACCGCTTAAATTGGCTGGGAATTTTCAATTAAAAGATGATAAAGAGAAGTTAACATTTATTCCAAATGGTTTGCAGGTAGGGGAATTGATGGTTCCTAAAGAGATCAATCGGCAATTAATGCAGAATATTAATTTCTCTTTAGATTTAACTAAATTACCGATTCCATTACAAGTAAATGAAATTAAAGTTGATAAGGATAAATTGTTGATTTTAGGTGGAGTAGACAAGAAGTAA
- the secA gene encoding preprotein translocase subunit SecA, with the protein MLGFLKEWLFKDPNEKELERIQPIVDEINNLEPTVQKLSDTQLQAKTDEFKERLNNGESLDDLLPEAFAVVREASQRATKEGFRHYDVQLIGGIALHEGKIAEMKTGEGKTLAATLPAYLNALTGKGVHIVTVNDYLAERDSKWMGRIYEFLGLEVGVILEDMEIEARKEAYQADITYGTNNQFGFDYLRDNMAIDKDDLVQGGLNFAILDEVDSILIDEARTPLIISGPAEQSPALYYKFAKIVPRLKEDEDYEVDEKANNVTLTEEGIARVEDMLGVDNLYEDENLSLNHHLKQALHAHALMKRDHDYIVKNGEVHIVDEFTGRLMSGRRYGEGLHQAIEAKEGVKIQNETQTLASVTFQNYFRIYNKLSGMTGTAETEAEEFDEIYNLEVVVIPTNEPMIREDHDDLIYKTENGKFKAVIRDIVNRHKKGQPILVGTRSIEKSEELSRRLKKKNIPHKVLNAKYHEKEAEIIKNAGQQGSVTIATNMAGRGTDIVLGDGIKDKGGLYVTGTERHESRRIDNQLRGRSGRQGDPGASQFYVSLEDDLMRLFGSDKIGSIMDTLGFDEDQPIEHPLISRALENAQKKVESRNFDIRKQVLEYDNVMNQQRKIIYEQREQILYGEDLKESILGMITKLVDEMLEVYANQDIHPEEWDLEGLINYGRTLFLNEDDLTVEEVEGFGQGALKNKLLTIAKENYESREEEVGTEIMREIETIVMLKVVDQKWMDHLHAMDDLRQGIGLRAYGQRDPLVEYKQEAYQMFQNMVANIREDIVKYILRIELVSGEIAPRQRPTEVGRGEVPTAYDSVREQKEEKLSQAQHQSEDEEIKRQPIVKEEEPGRNDPCPCGSGEKYKRCCGR; encoded by the coding sequence ATGCTTGGCTTTCTTAAAGAATGGTTATTTAAAGATCCAAATGAAAAGGAATTAGAGCGAATTCAGCCAATTGTAGATGAAATTAATAACTTAGAACCTACAGTTCAAAAATTATCTGATACTCAATTACAAGCTAAAACAGATGAATTTAAAGAAAGATTAAATAATGGTGAGTCTTTAGATGATTTATTACCAGAAGCTTTTGCGGTAGTTAGAGAAGCATCACAGCGGGCTACTAAAGAAGGTTTCCGCCATTATGATGTACAGTTGATTGGTGGAATTGCATTACATGAAGGTAAGATAGCTGAAATGAAAACTGGAGAAGGTAAGACATTGGCGGCTACTTTACCAGCTTATTTAAATGCTCTAACTGGCAAAGGCGTACACATTGTAACAGTTAATGATTATTTGGCAGAAAGAGATAGTAAATGGATGGGTAGGATATATGAATTCTTAGGTTTAGAAGTAGGTGTTATCTTAGAAGATATGGAGATAGAAGCAAGAAAAGAAGCATATCAAGCAGATATCACTTATGGTACTAATAATCAATTTGGTTTTGATTATTTGCGAGACAATATGGCAATAGATAAAGATGATTTAGTGCAAGGTGGATTGAATTTTGCTATTTTAGATGAAGTAGATAGCATATTAATAGATGAAGCTAGAACACCGTTAATTATTTCTGGTCCGGCTGAACAATCTCCAGCCCTCTATTATAAATTTGCTAAGATAGTACCTAGATTAAAAGAAGATGAAGATTATGAGGTTGATGAAAAGGCTAATAATGTAACTTTAACGGAAGAAGGAATTGCTCGAGTTGAAGATATGCTAGGTGTAGATAACTTATATGAAGATGAGAATTTGAGTTTAAATCATCATTTAAAGCAAGCATTACATGCTCATGCATTAATGAAACGAGATCATGATTATATTGTTAAGAATGGAGAAGTTCATATAGTTGATGAGTTTACTGGTCGTTTGATGTCAGGTCGTAGATATGGGGAAGGATTACATCAGGCTATTGAAGCAAAAGAGGGAGTAAAGATTCAAAATGAAACACAAACTTTAGCCAGTGTTACTTTCCAAAATTATTTCAGAATCTATAATAAATTATCAGGTATGACAGGTACAGCTGAAACTGAGGCTGAAGAGTTTGATGAGATTTATAATTTAGAAGTAGTCGTTATCCCGACTAACGAACCAATGATTAGGGAAGATCATGATGATTTAATTTATAAGACAGAAAATGGGAAGTTTAAAGCAGTAATTAGGGATATTGTAAATAGACATAAAAAAGGACAACCAATTTTAGTAGGAACAAGATCTATTGAAAAATCAGAAGAACTCAGTAGAAGATTAAAGAAAAAGAATATTCCTCATAAAGTCTTAAATGCTAAATATCATGAGAAAGAAGCGGAGATTATTAAAAATGCTGGACAACAAGGATCAGTAACTATAGCTACTAATATGGCAGGTCGAGGAACTGATATTGTTTTAGGTGATGGTATTAAAGATAAAGGTGGACTTTATGTTACAGGTACTGAACGACATGAAAGCAGACGGATTGATAACCAGTTACGAGGTCGTTCTGGAAGACAAGGAGATCCTGGAGCTTCTCAATTCTATGTCTCTTTAGAAGATGATTTAATGCGGCTTTTTGGTTCTGATAAGATTGGTAGTATTATGGATACTTTAGGCTTTGATGAAGACCAGCCGATTGAACATCCATTAATTAGTAGAGCTTTGGAGAATGCACAAAAGAAAGTAGAATCGCGTAACTTTGATATTAGAAAACAGGTTTTAGAATATGATAACGTAATGAATCAACAACGAAAGATTATATATGAACAGCGAGAACAGATTTTATATGGTGAAGATTTAAAAGAAAGTATTTTAGGCATGATTACAAAGTTAGTAGATGAAATGTTAGAGGTATATGCAAACCAAGATATTCATCCAGAGGAATGGGATTTAGAAGGTTTAATTAATTACGGTCGTACCTTATTTTTAAATGAAGATGACTTGACTGTAGAAGAGGTTGAAGGCTTCGGTCAAGGTGCATTAAAGAATAAATTATTAACTATAGCTAAGGAAAATTATGAATCTCGAGAAGAAGAAGTAGGAACAGAGATCATGCGTGAGATAGAAACTATAGTTATGTTAAAGGTAGTAGATCAAAAATGGATGGACCATTTGCATGCTATGGATGATTTAAGACAAGGTATCGGTTTGCGAGCTTATGGACAACGAGATCCATTAGTAGAGTATAAGCAAGAAGCATATCAGATGTTCCAAAATATGGTGGCTAATATCAGAGAAGATATAGTTAAGTATATCCTTAGAATTGAATTAGTCTCTGGAGAAATAGCTCCTAGACAAAGACCTACTGAAGTTGGGCGAGGTGAAGTACCTACAGCTTATGATTCTGTTCGAGAACAGAAAGAAGAAAAACTTAGTCAGGCTCAACATCAGTCAGAAGATGAAGAAATTAAGCGACAACCTATTGTTAAGGAAGAAGAACCAGGTAGAAATGATCCTTGTCCTTGTGGTAGTGGTGAAAAATATAAAAGATGTTGTGGTCGTTAA
- a CDS encoding basic amino acid ABC transporter substrate-binding protein, which produces MSRGVKLFLVALLGLALVVGVVGCSGGEQEKANTKEETMTTFDKIKEKGKIVIGSDASYKPFEYHNAEGEIVGFDVDFLNAIGKELGIEVEFVDTAFDGIIPGLNANKYDIAVSAMTITEKREKAVDFTEPYFNAGQVIAVMEGTNDIKTTKDLKGKVVAVQLGTTGDLKATKDIEGIKEVKRYEKITQAFIELKNGRADAVVNDLPVTAAYIMENSDVKMVGKPFTEEQYGIATREEDNELEKALNDAIAKLKENGTYDEIHNKWFK; this is translated from the coding sequence ATGAGTAGAGGAGTAAAATTATTTTTAGTAGCTTTGTTGGGATTAGCTTTAGTAGTAGGAGTAGTAGGTTGTAGTGGAGGAGAGCAAGAGAAGGCTAATACAAAAGAAGAGACTATGACAACATTTGATAAAATAAAAGAAAAAGGAAAGATAGTAATTGGTAGTGATGCTTCATATAAACCTTTTGAATATCATAATGCTGAAGGTGAGATAGTTGGTTTTGATGTAGACTTTCTGAATGCTATTGGTAAAGAGTTAGGAATAGAGGTTGAATTTGTAGATACGGCTTTTGATGGAATTATTCCAGGCTTAAATGCTAACAAATATGATATTGCTGTTTCAGCTATGACAATTACTGAAAAGCGAGAAAAAGCAGTAGATTTCACTGAACCGTATTTTAATGCTGGTCAAGTGATTGCAGTTATGGAAGGAACTAATGATATTAAGACTACTAAGGATTTAAAAGGAAAAGTAGTTGCAGTTCAATTAGGAACTACAGGAGATTTAAAAGCAACTAAAGATATAGAGGGGATTAAAGAAGTTAAAAGATATGAAAAAATTACTCAAGCATTTATTGAATTAAAGAATGGTCGAGCAGATGCAGTAGTTAATGACTTACCAGTAACTGCAGCTTATATTATGGAAAATTCTGATGTTAAGATGGTTGGGAAACCATTTACTGAAGAACAGTATGGAATTGCAACTAGAGAAGAAGATAATGAATTAGAAAAAGCACTTAATGATGCCATCGCTAAGTTAAAAGAGAATGGTACTTATGATGAGATTCATAATAAATGGTTTAAATAA
- a CDS encoding cold shock domain-containing protein — MALTGTVKWFDAKKGYGFIEREEGDDVFVHFSAIEDEGFKTLEDDQEVEFEIVESDRGPQADNVVKL; from the coding sequence GTGGCATTAACAGGAACAGTAAAGTGGTTTGACGCGAAGAAAGGTTATGGTTTTATTGAAAGAGAAGAAGGTGACGATGTATTTGTACACTTCTCTGCAATTGAAGATGAAGGATTTAAGACTCTTGAAGACGATCAAGAAGTTGAATTCGAAATTGTAGAAAGTGACAGAGGTCCTCAAGCTGATAATGTTGTTAAATTATAA